One window of the Solanum stenotomum isolate F172 chromosome 11, ASM1918654v1, whole genome shotgun sequence genome contains the following:
- the LOC125845796 gene encoding uncharacterized protein LOC125845796: MELAGKKRVNQLHELEEFRLHAYENAKLYKEKTKRWHDKHIVTRTFTQRENVLLFNSRLRLFPGKLRSKWIGPLEVVRMTQHGAIELKGKTGLTFFVNGQRVKHYFGEDSDRDQEALELNDE; this comes from the exons ATGGAG CTGGCCGGTAAAAAGAGAGTAAATCAACTGCATGAACTTGAGGAGTTTAGGCTCCACGCGTATGAGAATGCCAAGCTTTACAAGGAAAAGACAAAGAGGTGGCATGACAAGCACATAGTTACTCGTACTTTCACTCAGAGGGAAAATGTACTACTCTTTAACTCTAGATTGAGGTTATTCCCTGGAAAACTAAGGTCTAAATGGATTGGTCCTTTAGAAGTGGTAAGAATGACACAACATGGGGCTATTGAACTTAAGGGTAAAACGGGCCTTACGTTCTTCGTCAATGGGCAAAGGGTGAAACACTACTTTGGTGAGGATTCAGATCGTGATCAGGAGGCTCTTGAGCTAAATGATGAATGA